Within the Effusibacillus lacus genome, the region AGATCCTGACTTCCTTAACTTGTTCCATACATCTTCCTTCAGTGTCAGACGAACGGATGTCCTGGCCCTTACGCCCGCCGGGAACAAAGCCTGAACAGATGCCGCTTTGGAAGACAGATACCGGTAGGACATCCAGTCAGCCAGCTTCACCAGCTCTTCCGTCAAGGGAGGCTGTTCGTCCAATACGTCCAGTATTTCTTTTATGTTTTTGACATCCGGTTCCGGTTCGCTTGAAAATCCGATCACATACCCTTCGAGACGTCTGGGACCGAATGGGACAATCACCCGGGTTCCGACATGCACCTGTCCGGCAAAGGCCTCAGGAATCCGATAATGGAAAGGCCTGTCCACTTCCCGGGCATGTATGTCCACAATTACTTCGGCAAACGGAAGTTTCACTTTCCCGCTCATACCCGGTCCTTCCGAATTGTCAGGATTTCATTGAGGATCGCTTCCGCCACATCCCGCTTGCTCATCTGCGGCAGCTGACGGAGGGGCTGATCCTGGCGGATGAAGGATACGATGTTCGTATCGACTCCAAATCCGGCTCCTTCTCTCGACACATCGTTGGCTACGATCAGGTCGGCATTCTTCCGAAGAAGTTTGTCGGTGGCGTTGGCTTCCACTTCGGTCGTCTCCGCCGCAAATCCGACAATCACCTGTCCGGGAGACTTGCGGGCCCCAACCTCCGCCAAGATGTCAGGGTTTCGAACAAGTTCAAGGGTCATGCGGTCTTCTGTCTTCTTAATCTTCTGTCCGGCCGTTTCCGAAGGCCTGTAATCTGACACCGCAGCCGCCTTGATTACCACGTCCTGGCCCCGCAATCGCTCCATAACTTCCCGATACATGTCAAGAGCCGATTCCGCCCGGACGACCTTTACGTTAGACGGCGGTGTTACCGCCGTATTCCCAACCACCAGAGTCACGTTGGCCCCGCGACGGGCAGCGGCTTCCGCCAGGGCAAAGCCCATTTTCCCGCTTGAATCGTTGGTCAGGTACCGGACCGGATCGATCCGCTCACGGGTTCCTCCGGCAGTCACGAGCACGTTCAGGCCTTTCATATCCTGACTGCGGGCAAAGAACTCCCGGATGATCTCAACCAGCTCTTCCGGTTCCGGCAATCTCCCTTTGCCTGTATAGCCGCAGGCAAGCGGCCCTTCCCCGGGTTCGGCTGTCAGATATCCCCGGCTCCGCAAACGGGAAAGGTTCTCCTGCACAATCGGATTGTTGTACATGTTCACATTCATGGCCGGAGCAAACAACACAGGAGCACGGGTTGCCAGCAGGGTCGTGGTCAGCATGTCGTCAGCCAGTCCGCAAGCGG harbors:
- the coaBC gene encoding bifunctional phosphopantothenoylcysteine decarboxylase/phosphopantothenate--cysteine ligase CoaBC — protein: ADKADLMVVAPATANVIAKAACGLADDMLTTTLLATRAPVLFAPAMNVNMYNNPIVQENLSRLRSRGYLTAEPGEGPLACGYTGKGRLPEPEELVEIIREFFARSQDMKGLNVLVTAGGTRERIDPVRYLTNDSSGKMGFALAEAAARRGANVTLVVGNTAVTPPSNVKVVRAESALDMYREVMERLRGQDVVIKAAAVSDYRPSETAGQKIKKTEDRMTLELVRNPDILAEVGARKSPGQVIVGFAAETTEVEANATDKLLRKNADLIVANDVSREGAGFGVDTNIVSFIRQDQPLRQLPQMSKRDVAEAILNEILTIRKDRV